A single Microbacterium protaetiae DNA region contains:
- a CDS encoding holo-ACP synthase has translation MIVGIGVDLVDIPRFERTIARTPRLLPRLFAPAERPLAARSLAARYAAKEALIKALGGSDGVHWTEIEIVPEASGRPWFSLTGSTAEVVAARGIETLHLSMSHDAGLAIAYVIAETGISVGEDAAGSVGGVA, from the coding sequence ATGATCGTCGGGATCGGCGTCGACCTGGTCGACATCCCGCGGTTCGAGCGCACCATCGCGCGCACGCCGCGGCTGCTTCCGCGCCTGTTCGCACCTGCAGAAAGGCCGCTCGCGGCCCGCTCACTCGCGGCGCGTTACGCCGCGAAAGAGGCCCTCATCAAGGCGCTCGGCGGGTCGGACGGCGTGCACTGGACCGAGATCGAGATCGTGCCGGAAGCATCGGGCAGGCCGTGGTTCTCGCTGACCGGCTCGACGGCCGAGGTCGTGGCGGCGCGGGGCATCGAGACGTTGCACCTGTCGATGTCGCACGATGCCGGTCTGGCGATCGCGTACGTCATCGCGGAGACGGGCATATCGGTGGGCGAGGATGCCGCCGGGAGCGTAGGCGGCGTCGCATGA
- a CDS encoding bifunctional 4-hydroxy-2-oxoglutarate aldolase/2-dehydro-3-deoxy-phosphogluconate aldolase, which translates to MTDNSSFSELFGDVRLMAILRGMGVERSLAVATTAWDLGITAVEVPVQTPADVEALRVVAEAAASRGLQVGAGTVVTPEHVRQAKDAGAAFTVSPGFDVEIVRASHAAGMPALPGVATPGEVQQAVKEGLSWLKAFPASLLGTGWFGAIRGPFPQVTFVATGGMDAASAPAFLQAGVRVVAVGSALEDPAQLPALAQLLAAQG; encoded by the coding sequence ATGACCGACAACTCCTCGTTCAGCGAACTCTTCGGCGACGTGCGCCTCATGGCGATCCTGCGCGGCATGGGCGTCGAGCGCAGCCTCGCCGTCGCCACCACGGCGTGGGACCTCGGCATCACCGCCGTCGAGGTGCCGGTGCAGACCCCGGCCGACGTCGAGGCTCTCCGCGTCGTCGCCGAGGCTGCGGCATCCCGTGGTCTGCAGGTCGGCGCCGGAACCGTTGTCACCCCCGAGCACGTGCGGCAGGCGAAAGACGCCGGCGCCGCCTTCACCGTGAGCCCCGGGTTCGACGTCGAGATCGTGCGCGCCTCGCATGCGGCGGGCATGCCCGCGCTGCCCGGCGTCGCCACGCCCGGCGAGGTGCAGCAGGCTGTCAAAGAGGGGCTCAGCTGGCTGAAGGCGTTTCCCGCGTCGCTGTTGGGCACGGGATGGTTCGGCGCGATCCGCGGCCCATTCCCGCAGGTGACGTTCGTGGCCACCGGAGGAATGGATGCCGCATCCGCGCCGGCCTTCCTGCAGGCGGGCGTGCGGGTCGTCGCCGTCGGCTCGGCGCTCGAAGACCCGGCGCAACTGCCCGCGCTCGCGCAGCTGCTTGCCGCCCAGGGCTGA